In a single window of the Bactrocera dorsalis isolate Fly_Bdor chromosome 2, ASM2337382v1, whole genome shotgun sequence genome:
- the LOC105231009 gene encoding lysyl oxidase homolog 2A: MKNFNSCSQFITALVIVLLLRNNADPQALSSKYHNMKVRITSNNPIRNPREGRVEVSFDGIIWGTLCSSTWSFREGNVVCRQLGLGYAAMVSQTTTFGDSKKYPWAMIGTLCRGNEQHLSNCLREATYPRNCTVGNPNVAVVRCVPQSADLTLGLRDIEISARLDLAPMTRLQCAMEEKCVSAEAYVIRLTKPNAIRNLLRFTTKAENVGDADFSPYANYKDWEWHQCHEHYHSMNVFATFDVYDLRYKKVAEGHKASFCLMDTNCVPGVQPKYTCGNETQGISIGCADLYTADLDCQWVDVTGLPVNQYYILRVAINPEYKIGERTFENNGAECIIHYTGKPATTRITNCRRTPLWFKV; the protein is encoded by the exons atgaaaaattttaactcgTGTTCTCAGTTCATAACGGCACTCGTTATTGTATTGCTCCTACGCAACAATGCGGATCCACAAG CACTATCAAGTAAGTACCACAACATGAAGGTCAGAATAACCTCTAACAATCCGATAAGAAATCCGCGCGAGGGACGTGTTGAGGTGAGTTTTGACGGCATCATATGGGGTACACTTTGCAGCTCAACTTGGAGTTTTCGTGAGGGCAATGTGGTGTGTCGACAACTCGGTCTCGGCTACGCGGCCATGGTTAGTCAAACAACCACCTTCGGTGACAGCAAAAAGTATCCTTGGGCTATGATCGGCACTCTTTGTCGTGGTAATGAGCAACATCTGTCGAACTGCTTGCGTGAGGCCACCTACCCACGTAACTGTACGGTCGGCAATCCTAATGTAGCAGTTGTACGTTGCGTGCCGCAGAGCGCCGATTTGACTTTGGGTCTGCGTGACATTGAGATCTCAGCTCGGCTGGATTTGGCGCCGATGACACGGCTGCAATGCGCTATGGAGGAGAAATGCGTCTCGGCTGAGGCTTATGTCATACGACTCACAAAACCGAATGCCATACGAAATCTGTTGCGTTTCACAACCAAAGCGGAAAATGTGGGCGACGCGGATTTCAGCCCCTACGCGAACTATAAAGACTGGGAGTGGCATCAGTGCCATGAACACTATCATAGCATGAACGTTTTTGCGACTTTTGATGTCTACGATTTGCGTTACAAGAAAGTGGCAGAGGGACACAAAGCCTCTTTCTGTCTAATGGACACGAATTGTGTGCCGGGCGTCCAACCCAAATACACCTGCGGCAATGAGACGCAAG GCATTTCTATTGGCTGCGCTGATTTGTATACTGCCGACTTGGATTGCCAATGGGTCGATGTGACCGGCTTACCGGTAAATCAATATTATATTCTTCGTGTCGCCATTAATCCTGAGTATAAAATTGGCGAACGCACTTTTGAAAATAACGGTGCTGAGTGTATCATACATTATACGGGAAAACCGGCGACGACACGAATCACGAATTGCCGACGTACGCCATTGTGGtttaaagtttaa